Proteins from a single region of Streptomyces sp. Tu 3180:
- a CDS encoding SMI1/KNR4 family protein has translation MERMLEVPSLRGSPAGTFQPSQWRSRTEISLWRGQRAMSVAESWSRVMSLLREHAPADHADLPGPATKQMLAAAEERMGISLHGDLRTWLLQNNLDLPEEDVDDEVACCGFDGFPDEGSFFLGIRAMERLYANRSMPGGFDPPDQPDNPFWRNEWIPFLSDQDGWMGKFIDVRDGRVGSWFVGEVTVTGEYESMAQYFDSVAETLKRSGIGGGSMR, from the coding sequence ATGGAACGCATGCTCGAAGTACCATCCCTGCGAGGTTCTCCGGCCGGTACTTTCCAACCTTCGCAGTGGCGTAGTCGGACGGAGATATCCCTGTGGAGAGGGCAGAGGGCGATGAGTGTGGCTGAGAGTTGGTCGCGTGTGATGAGTCTTCTTCGGGAGCACGCGCCGGCCGATCACGCGGATCTGCCAGGGCCCGCTACGAAGCAGATGCTCGCGGCAGCCGAGGAACGGATGGGGATCTCCCTGCATGGAGACCTGCGGACGTGGCTGTTGCAGAACAATCTGGATCTGCCGGAGGAAGACGTCGACGACGAAGTGGCATGCTGCGGCTTCGACGGGTTCCCCGACGAGGGAAGCTTCTTTCTGGGTATCCGGGCGATGGAGAGGCTCTACGCGAACCGCTCCATGCCCGGTGGCTTCGACCCTCCGGACCAGCCGGACAATCCGTTCTGGCGTAACGAGTGGATCCCGTTCCTGTCGGACCAGGACGGCTGGATGGGAAAGTTCATCGATGTGCGGGACGGCCGCGTCGGCAGCTGGTTCGTGGGTGAGGTCACGGTCACGGGCGAGTACGAATCGATGGCCCAGTATTTCGACTCCGTGGCGGAGACGCTGAAGCGCTCCGGGATCGGTGGAGGCTCCATGCGTTGA
- a CDS encoding transposase, translating into MTGTESADTRDQFVVGGVDSHADTIHVAVVTDRGGHLADAQFPTGAAGYAAAIAFPEAHGTVAAVGVEGTSSYGFGFTHAARQAGLAVVEVNRPDKAERRRIGKSDPIDAYPAARAVVSGRATSAPEDGPSSGYALCRPPPAR; encoded by the coding sequence ATGACAGGCACAGAGTCGGCGGATACGAGGGACCAGTTCGTGGTCGGCGGGGTGGACTCGCACGCTGACACCATCCACGTCGCCGTGGTGACCGACCGGGGCGGGCATCTCGCCGACGCCCAATTCCCCACCGGCGCTGCTGGATACGCCGCCGCGATCGCCTTCCCGGAGGCCCACGGCACCGTCGCCGCCGTCGGCGTGGAGGGCACGTCCTCCTACGGCTTCGGCTTCACACACGCCGCCCGGCAGGCCGGCCTGGCCGTCGTCGAGGTCAACCGGCCCGACAAGGCCGAACGCCGCAGGATCGGCAAGTCCGACCCGATCGACGCGTACCCCGCGGCCCGCGCCGTCGTCTCCGGACGCGCGACCAGCGCTCCGGAGGACGGGCCATCGTCGGGATACGCGCTCTGCAGACCGCCGCCCGCTCGGTGA
- a CDS encoding SGNH/GDSL hydrolase family protein, whose translation MGRLAALAAAVLPARPGYAMRYPVSRLRTRALAVGLTLAVSALVPSGSAGAADQYEWAALGDSYTAGVFVGAPQPALGDASRDGCDRTADAYPGVVERELDEFPPGKYVHLTNVSCGNATIADVANTKQTPISPVQPPAGGWPAVDPQIQRAKLNDTTDVVTIGVGGNSLPFGGMLLKCLELGATPGESCREYYTSPPEGEESITDKLARVQDEYIDMLAKVHEAAPNAKVITVGYPAVLPDEASDCNRLALAELGAIKHADIGWLRDDVLKPLNSTIQRVTSFFGDRYVDVYSSSVGHDACQPADTKWVEGICGDAEDYWPAKLPGTPLNCAPINKRVTLVHPNADGHANTAAHVERAIRIALLDR comes from the coding sequence ATGGGCCGACTGGCGGCCCTCGCCGCGGCGGTCCTGCCGGCCCGTCCTGGGTATGCCATGCGGTACCCCGTCTCCCGCCTGCGAACGAGAGCACTGGCCGTGGGGCTCACGCTGGCTGTGTCCGCGCTTGTGCCCTCGGGCTCCGCCGGTGCGGCTGATCAGTACGAGTGGGCCGCTCTGGGTGACTCGTACACCGCCGGCGTGTTCGTCGGAGCCCCGCAGCCTGCGCTCGGCGATGCGTCGCGGGACGGCTGTGACCGCACCGCCGACGCCTACCCCGGCGTTGTCGAGCGGGAGCTCGACGAGTTCCCGCCGGGCAAGTACGTCCACCTGACCAACGTCAGCTGCGGCAACGCCACCATCGCCGACGTCGCCAACACCAAGCAGACGCCGATCAGCCCGGTCCAGCCCCCCGCCGGAGGCTGGCCCGCAGTGGACCCGCAGATCCAGCGAGCGAAGCTCAACGACACAACCGACGTCGTCACCATCGGCGTCGGCGGCAACAGCCTGCCGTTCGGCGGCATGCTCCTCAAGTGCCTCGAGCTGGGCGCGACGCCCGGCGAGTCCTGCCGCGAGTACTACACCAGTCCTCCCGAGGGGGAGGAGAGCATCACGGACAAGCTCGCCAGGGTCCAGGACGAGTACATCGACATGCTGGCCAAGGTGCATGAGGCCGCACCCAACGCCAAGGTGATCACCGTCGGCTATCCGGCCGTCCTGCCGGACGAGGCCAGCGACTGCAACCGCCTCGCCCTCGCCGAGCTGGGCGCGATCAAGCACGCCGACATCGGCTGGCTCCGTGACGACGTCCTCAAGCCGCTGAACAGCACGATCCAGCGGGTCACGTCGTTCTTCGGCGACCGCTACGTCGACGTCTACTCCTCCAGCGTGGGCCACGACGCCTGCCAGCCCGCGGACACCAAGTGGGTCGAGGGAATCTGCGGCGACGCCGAGGACTACTGGCCCGCCAAGCTTCCCGGCACCCCGCTGAACTGCGCTCCCATCAACAAGCGCGTCACGCTGGTCCACCCCAACGCCGACGGCCACGCCAACACCGCCGCCCACGTCGAACGAGCCATCCGCATCGCCCTCCTCGACCGCTGA
- the istB gene encoding IS21-like element helper ATPase IstB gives MTVPRQRGLTEQAADAAIDSACRLLRLPSIRNEFSDIADRAIKDQMTYRGFLAELLMAECDDRARRRSERRIKAAGFPREKSLRTVDFGANPNIDPATIHTLASCEWIKKSQPFCLIGDSGTGKSHMLIALGTEAAMKGYRVRYTLATKLVNELVEAADEKQLNKTIARYGRIDLLCIDELGHMELDRHGAELLFQVLTEREEKNSVAIASNESFGGWTKAFTDPRLCAAIVDRLTFNGTIIETGTDSYRLASTRTRTEQPAAG, from the coding sequence GTGACCGTGCCCCGCCAGCGAGGCTTGACCGAGCAGGCCGCCGACGCCGCGATCGACTCCGCCTGCCGCCTGCTGCGGCTGCCGTCGATCCGCAACGAGTTCTCCGACATCGCCGACCGGGCGATCAAGGACCAGATGACCTACCGCGGCTTCCTCGCCGAACTGCTGATGGCCGAGTGCGACGACCGGGCCCGCCGCCGCTCGGAGAGGCGGATCAAGGCAGCCGGTTTCCCGCGGGAGAAGTCCCTGCGGACCGTCGACTTCGGCGCCAACCCGAACATCGACCCGGCGACCATCCACACCCTCGCCAGCTGCGAATGGATCAAGAAGAGCCAGCCCTTCTGCCTCATCGGCGACTCCGGCACCGGCAAGTCCCACATGCTCATCGCGCTGGGCACCGAAGCCGCGATGAAGGGCTACCGCGTCCGCTACACCCTCGCCACCAAACTGGTCAACGAGCTGGTCGAGGCCGCGGACGAGAAGCAGCTGAACAAGACCATCGCCCGCTACGGCCGCATCGATCTCCTCTGCATCGACGAACTCGGCCACATGGAACTCGACCGCCACGGCGCCGAACTCCTCTTCCAGGTCCTGACCGAACGAGAGGAGAAGAACAGCGTCGCCATCGCCTCCAACGAGTCGTTCGGCGGCTGGACGAAGGCCTTCACCGACCCTCGCCTCTGCGCGGCGATCGTCGACCGGCTCACCTTCAACGGCACCATCATCGAGACCGGCACCGACTCCTACCGCCTCGCCAGCACCCGAACCCGAACCGAACAACCTGCAGCGGGCTGA
- a CDS encoding FG-GAP repeat protein, which produces MPPHGTNSPCPAERYRARRRLAPLRRCERRRHRRPARQRHVLPRYVAQLRRHPRVPGRHLGLGPHGVLESHKQAAVGDIDGDGYDDVVTSAWWGGSSGDELGGSITTYFGGNEGIRTDPVQTIHQDTPGVPGADETSDYFGYALSLGDINGDGLADAAVSAHHESTGTASLTGSVTVFRGTPAGLSTSDAKTFQQDTAGVPGGNEDNDHFGSSVRLSDLNGDHHADLSIGADGENAGDGALWSLRGSSSGVTTKKAVSFGASSAGLSTSGYPHFGEGMLR; this is translated from the coding sequence GTGCCGCCTCACGGTACAAACTCACCATGCCCTGCAGAGCGGTACCGAGCACGGCGCCGCCTCGCTCCTCTCAGGCGATGTGAACGGCGACGGCACCGACGACCTGCTCGCCAACGGCACGTACTACCCCGATACGTCGCACAACTACGACGCCACCCTCGTGTACCTGGGCGCCACCTCGGGCTTGGCCCCCACGGGGTACTCGAGAGCCATAAGCAGGCGGCCGTCGGAGACATCGACGGGGACGGCTACGACGACGTGGTCACCAGTGCCTGGTGGGGTGGCTCCAGCGGAGACGAACTCGGCGGCTCCATCACCACCTACTTCGGCGGCAACGAGGGCATCCGCACCGACCCGGTGCAGACCATCCACCAGGACACCCCGGGAGTGCCCGGCGCCGACGAAACGAGCGACTACTTCGGCTACGCCCTCTCCCTCGGCGACATCAACGGAGACGGACTCGCCGACGCGGCCGTCTCCGCACACCACGAGAGCACCGGTACCGCCTCCCTCACCGGCAGCGTCACAGTGTTCCGCGGCACACCTGCCGGGCTGTCCACCTCCGACGCCAAGACCTTCCAGCAGGACACCGCCGGCGTCCCCGGCGGCAACGAGGACAACGACCATTTCGGCTCATCCGTACGGCTCTCCGACCTCAACGGGGACCACCATGCGGACCTGTCCATCGGGGCCGACGGAGAGAACGCCGGCGACGGCGCCCTGTGGAGCCTGCGCGGCTCTTCATCGGGCGTGACCACCAAGAAAGCCGTCAGCTTCGGTGCCTCCTCCGCAGGCCTCTCCACCTCCGGCTATCCTCACTTCGGCGAGGGCATGCTCCGCTGA
- a CDS encoding FG-GAP-like repeat-containing protein — protein MITQDSSGIPGTAEHNDLFGAALASGDLNNDGYSDLVVGAPGEDVGDDTNGGTAVVIWGSASGLSGARAIGDPNPSGHDWFGQSLAVGDFSGDGKADLAVGSSGKDVWIHRGGFTKSSGAASRYKLTMPCRAVPSTAPPRSSQAM, from the coding sequence GTGATCACCCAGGACTCGAGCGGGATTCCCGGCACCGCCGAACACAACGACCTGTTCGGTGCCGCTCTCGCCTCCGGCGATCTCAACAACGACGGCTATTCCGATCTCGTCGTTGGAGCCCCGGGAGAAGACGTCGGGGACGACACCAACGGCGGAACCGCCGTCGTGATCTGGGGAAGCGCCTCGGGCCTCTCCGGTGCGCGGGCCATCGGTGACCCGAACCCGTCCGGACACGACTGGTTCGGGCAGTCGCTGGCCGTCGGCGACTTCAGCGGCGACGGCAAGGCCGACCTCGCCGTCGGCAGTTCGGGCAAGGACGTCTGGATCCACAGGGGCGGTTTCACCAAGTCGTCCGGTGCCGCCTCACGGTACAAACTCACCATGCCCTGCAGAGCGGTACCGAGCACGGCGCCGCCTCGCTCCTCTCAGGCGATGTGA
- a CDS encoding FG-GAP repeat protein: protein MNKRHPLRTILAAATAVALTGGLLTLAAVPVTAATAKYADDFNGDGYRDLVTTASSATVGGVKSAGAVIVSYGSASAHPTVR, encoded by the coding sequence ATGAACAAAAGACACCCCCTCCGCACCATCCTGGCGGCTGCGACGGCGGTGGCCCTCACCGGCGGCCTCCTCACCCTGGCGGCCGTCCCCGTGACCGCTGCCACAGCCAAGTACGCGGACGACTTCAACGGTGACGGGTACCGGGACCTCGTCACAACCGCCAGTTCCGCCACTGTGGGAGGCGTGAAGTCAGCCGGGGCTGTGATCGTCAGTTACGGCTCGGCATCAGCGCATCCAACCGTAAGGTGA
- a CDS encoding IS5 family transposase has translation MRLLTDAQWARLAPCLPSNTGKAGRPFADHRRIIEWIIYRYRTGIPWRDLPREMFGPWQTVWKRHRRWAADGTWDTVLAQLTAQADSVNGIDWTVSVDSTINRAHQHATNTARPEKDAGAATRHSKNEAPATRGEPAGHAIGRSRGGLTTKIHHAVDGNGRPLAVVVTPGQVHDAHVLPLLPGDIRVPRLGRGRPRTAPDALLADKAYSSKQVRADLAVRGIRTVIPERADQQANRKRKGRSGGRPRTLNTETYKRRNVVERSFSLLKQWRGLATRYDKLAIVYRSAAVLAAIIAWLRS, from the coding sequence ATGCGCCTGCTGACCGACGCGCAGTGGGCACGCCTGGCGCCCTGCCTTCCCTCCAATACGGGGAAGGCAGGGCGCCCGTTCGCCGACCACCGCCGCATCATCGAATGGATCATCTACCGATACCGCACCGGAATCCCCTGGAGAGACCTGCCCCGCGAGATGTTCGGTCCCTGGCAGACGGTGTGGAAGCGCCATCGCAGGTGGGCGGCTGACGGCACCTGGGACACGGTTTTGGCCCAGCTGACCGCCCAGGCGGACTCGGTCAACGGGATCGACTGGACGGTCTCGGTCGACTCGACAATCAACCGGGCCCACCAGCACGCCACGAACACGGCCCGGCCGGAGAAGGACGCCGGCGCCGCCACCCGCCACAGCAAGAACGAAGCTCCTGCCACCAGGGGCGAGCCAGCCGGCCACGCAATAGGCCGATCCCGTGGCGGCCTGACGACCAAGATTCACCACGCCGTGGACGGCAACGGCCGCCCGCTGGCCGTCGTAGTCACCCCTGGCCAGGTCCACGACGCGCACGTCCTCCCTCTCTTGCCGGGCGACATCCGAGTCCCGCGACTCGGCCGCGGCAGGCCGCGCACCGCACCGGACGCGCTGCTCGCAGATAAGGCGTACTCCTCCAAGCAGGTTCGCGCAGACCTCGCGGTCCGTGGCATCCGCACGGTGATCCCCGAGCGCGCCGATCAACAGGCCAACCGCAAGAGGAAGGGCCGCAGCGGTGGACGACCCCGAACTCTGAACACCGAGACCTACAAGCGCAGGAACGTCGTGGAACGATCCTTCAGCCTGCTCAAGCAGTGGCGGGGCCTGGCTACCCGTTACGACAAACTCGCGATCGTCTATCGCTCCGCAGCCGTGCTGGCGGCGATCATCGCCTGGCTACGGAGTTGA
- a CDS encoding methyltransferase domain-containing protein: MPVSLPPALELSLDLLRCPTCRTRRLHPGRGALRCSVGHTFDIARHGYAGLLTGTRATSGDDAAMVQARDRFLSTGSYAPIREVGARLASDVVSERATVVDVGCGTGYYLAGVLDQLPGARGLGLDTSVRALRSAARAHHRAAAVAWDVFRPLPLADGAADVVLDVFAPRNPAEFHRVLRPIGRLVVVRPTGRHLAELRSRFPAMVTIDPAKEQRLHRALDPFFEAAVTEQVEYSAPLTRLDALDLVAMTPSAHHVSRADLNDDGLLPEQVTVSVLATAYRPR; the protein is encoded by the coding sequence GTGCCCGTGTCGCTTCCCCCTGCCCTCGAACTCTCCCTCGACCTGCTGCGCTGCCCGACGTGCCGTACGCGCCGCCTGCACCCCGGCCGCGGCGCACTGCGTTGCTCGGTGGGCCACACCTTCGACATCGCCCGCCACGGCTACGCCGGCCTGCTGACGGGCACCCGCGCCACCAGCGGCGACGACGCGGCCATGGTCCAGGCCCGGGACCGGTTCCTGTCCACCGGCTCCTACGCGCCCATCCGTGAAGTCGGGGCCCGCCTGGCGTCCGACGTCGTGTCTGAGCGGGCCACGGTTGTGGACGTGGGATGCGGCACGGGCTACTACCTGGCCGGCGTACTCGACCAGCTGCCCGGCGCCCGTGGCCTGGGCCTGGACACATCGGTGCGCGCGCTGCGCTCGGCAGCCCGTGCCCACCACCGAGCCGCTGCGGTGGCCTGGGACGTCTTCCGTCCCTTGCCGCTGGCCGACGGGGCAGCCGATGTCGTGCTGGACGTGTTCGCCCCGCGCAACCCGGCCGAGTTCCACCGGGTGCTGCGCCCGATCGGCCGGCTGGTCGTGGTCCGTCCCACCGGGCGGCACCTGGCCGAGCTGCGCAGCCGATTTCCCGCGATGGTCACGATCGACCCGGCCAAGGAACAGCGCCTGCACCGGGCGCTGGACCCCTTCTTCGAGGCCGCCGTCACCGAACAAGTGGAGTACTCCGCGCCCCTGACCAGGCTGGATGCCCTGGACCTGGTAGCGATGACGCCGAGCGCACACCACGTGAGCCGTGCAGACCTGAACGATGACGGCCTCCTGCCCGAGCAGGTCACCGTCTCCGTGCTGGCCACCGCCTACCGGCCTCGGTGA
- a CDS encoding alpha/beta fold hydrolase, protein MERFVDAAPGVRLWVEDRGATDLPPLLMIMGAQASGLGWPDELVDKLATRHHVIRYDHRDTGRSTWSFDQRPYPLTELAQDAVAVLDRLGVEQAHVVGMSLGGMLTQLLIADHPDRLLSATLIGTSALSTIPYVHPDGTRTSPEDLPGIAPQLLEMWARPVEDHGLEAELERRTEHWRVLGGNQLPFDVEYARALELKIIEHTGHYATSTAHARADASGMDRTEQLAQTSVPTLVISAPAEPVTPPPHAHHLAQAIRGARIVDIPGMGHALPRAVHTSLARAILDHTTKA, encoded by the coding sequence GTGGAACGCTTCGTGGATGCAGCGCCCGGCGTGCGCCTATGGGTGGAGGACCGCGGTGCCACTGATCTGCCACCACTACTAATGATCATGGGTGCTCAAGCATCAGGTCTGGGGTGGCCGGACGAACTGGTGGACAAGCTCGCCACCCGCCATCACGTCATCCGCTACGACCACCGCGACACCGGCCGTTCCACCTGGTCCTTCGACCAGCGGCCCTATCCACTCACCGAACTGGCACAGGACGCCGTCGCGGTGCTGGACCGCCTTGGGGTTGAACAAGCTCACGTCGTGGGCATGTCTCTGGGCGGCATGCTCACTCAGCTCCTCATCGCGGACCATCCTGACCGCTTGCTCAGCGCCACTCTGATCGGCACGAGTGCACTCAGTACCATCCCCTACGTGCACCCTGACGGAACTCGGACCTCGCCCGAAGATCTCCCTGGAATTGCCCCTCAGCTGCTGGAAATGTGGGCCCGTCCCGTGGAAGACCATGGACTGGAAGCCGAGTTGGAGCGGCGGACTGAACACTGGCGGGTCTTGGGCGGCAACCAGCTTCCCTTCGACGTCGAGTACGCCCGGGCCCTTGAACTGAAGATCATCGAGCACACCGGGCACTACGCCACCAGCACTGCACACGCCCGTGCCGACGCCTCCGGCATGGACCGCACCGAGCAGCTCGCCCAGACCAGCGTGCCCACTCTCGTTATCTCTGCGCCGGCCGAACCCGTCACCCCGCCACCACACGCCCACCACCTCGCCCAGGCGATCCGCGGCGCACGCATCGTCGACATCCCTGGCATGGGCCACGCCCTTCCGCGCGCGGTACATACCTCGCTCGCCCGCGCCATCCTGGACCACACGACGAAAGCCTGA
- a CDS encoding DUF3117 domain-containing protein encodes MSVRAWIWPRTGDGPFEVTQEGRGAVIRVPIEGGGRVVIELTPDEAGFLAAELTNVVG; translated from the coding sequence CTGAGCGTCAGGGCCTGGATATGGCCACGGACGGGCGATGGCCCGTTCGAGGTCACCCAGGAGGGGCGGGGCGCCGTCATACGCGTACCAATCGAAGGCGGCGGTCGGGTCGTAATCGAACTGACCCCGGACGAGGCCGGTTTTCTCGCCGCCGAACTCACGAACGTCGTCGGCTGA
- a CDS encoding glyoxalase superfamily protein: MDEEVVPILRVEDAAAAVAWYERLGFAKQWEHRFEPGLPAFVEVARGGVRLFLSEHKGDARPDTLVYLRVRDVDFIASEFGVQAEDAPWAREIELRDPDGNRLRIGTPTE, encoded by the coding sequence ATGGACGAGGAAGTCGTTCCCATTCTTCGCGTCGAGGACGCTGCGGCGGCGGTCGCTTGGTACGAGCGGCTGGGCTTCGCCAAGCAGTGGGAACACCGCTTCGAACCGGGACTTCCCGCGTTCGTCGAGGTCGCCCGCGGCGGGGTGCGGTTGTTCTTGTCGGAGCACAAGGGCGATGCCCGCCCGGACACGTTGGTCTACCTCCGCGTTCGTGATGTCGACTTCATCGCCTCCGAGTTCGGTGTGCAGGCTGAGGATGCGCCGTGGGCGCGTGAGATTGAGTTGCGCGACCCTGACGGCAACCGGCTGCGGATCGGCACGCCGACGGAATGA
- a CDS encoding transposase family protein translates to MVVTDGDGRVLFCSPAKPGSCADITHARRLGLVTLLADGPAVEILADAGYQGLGAQTGGRVITPPHRTFKKNAPDWYEEVYERQRKAHSSRRIRVEHGIAHLKNWRALARHLGRREHISDTVQAVAGLLSHQQTADLASARQM, encoded by the coding sequence ATGGTCGTCACGGACGGCGACGGGCGGGTGTTGTTCTGCAGTCCGGCCAAGCCCGGAAGCTGCGCGGACATCACCCACGCCCGCCGGCTGGGACTGGTCACGCTCCTGGCCGACGGGCCCGCGGTGGAGATCCTCGCCGATGCCGGCTATCAGGGCCTGGGTGCCCAGACCGGCGGACGGGTGATCACCCCACCGCACCGCACGTTCAAGAAGAACGCTCCCGACTGGTACGAGGAGGTGTACGAGCGGCAGCGCAAAGCGCACTCCTCGAGGCGGATCCGGGTCGAGCACGGCATCGCCCACCTGAAGAACTGGCGTGCCCTGGCCCGCCACCTCGGCCGCCGCGAACACATCAGCGACACGGTCCAGGCCGTCGCCGGACTGCTGTCCCACCAGCAGACCGCGGACCTGGCCTCGGCACGGCAGATGTGA
- a CDS encoding TetR/AcrR family transcriptional regulator produces the protein MTEPPAHSIWLRPERAGRGPTPTFDRDGIAAAGIALADAHGLPAVTMRAVAVALGAGPASLYRYVATRDELLELMIDQVYGEISYAELGSGHWLDDLLALAWQSRDVYLAHPWLLDATATRTPMGPHAVTYLEHALAALADLDVRPRTKLEAIAILNAVVSTLTRAEVTQRLAGQTTPQWQQAQAEYLTQVAMAGNHPHLATALTGQPPEDEDSPESLFDRVLTRVLTGLLQPDDIGATSVHGRAEAEPPAASPGSSAAS, from the coding sequence ATGACCGAGCCGCCCGCCCACAGCATCTGGCTCCGCCCCGAACGCGCCGGACGCGGCCCGACGCCCACGTTCGACCGCGACGGCATCGCCGCCGCAGGGATCGCCCTGGCCGACGCGCACGGTCTGCCCGCCGTCACCATGCGGGCCGTGGCGGTCGCTCTCGGGGCCGGACCGGCATCCCTCTACCGCTATGTGGCCACCCGCGACGAACTGCTGGAACTGATGATCGACCAGGTCTACGGCGAGATCTCCTACGCCGAGCTCGGCTCCGGACACTGGCTCGACGACCTGCTTGCCCTGGCCTGGCAGAGCAGGGACGTCTACCTCGCGCACCCCTGGCTGCTCGACGCGACCGCGACGAGGACCCCGATGGGGCCGCACGCGGTTACCTACCTGGAGCACGCCCTGGCCGCGCTGGCCGACCTCGACGTCCGTCCCCGGACCAAGCTGGAGGCCATCGCGATCCTCAATGCCGTCGTCTCCACCCTGACCCGCGCCGAGGTGACCCAGCGTCTCGCCGGACAGACCACCCCGCAGTGGCAGCAGGCCCAGGCGGAATATCTCACCCAGGTCGCCATGGCGGGCAACCACCCGCACCTCGCCACCGCCCTGACCGGGCAGCCGCCCGAGGACGAGGATTCGCCGGAATCGCTCTTCGACCGCGTCCTCACCCGCGTGCTCACCGGGCTCCTTCAGCCCGACGACATCGGAGCGACCTCCGTGCACGGTCGCGCAGAGGCAGAGCCACCCGCGGCCAGCCCGGGATCGAGCGCGGCTTCCTGA